Proteins from a genomic interval of Methanofollis formosanus:
- a CDS encoding DUF2117 domain-containing protein gives MSQRVPLTMVVHGPEPFDCGDVRTVLSAMGPVRVLVAGVMGRTAAEEFGLPVECCGAPPSTVFNAEEGPIFLLNHGKTGESGRAFGEIVAGRLRRGGLVHVECAAETVYLWKNGDADLAEKVAAVFGYQIERAAPLPRENGTTRTVRGCLPGEPVCVNGTVIGIATSERVVLGEEDGRVVPVAGLSPKPHGLEKLHRNGPVSLANAWCKSGEIRKSRAVTARHCRPEKGRVVLIDHCGHHFYDLVTPETCGVLAVGDDTTAVAGHIALHLGLPVLGITDGDLDGVVGQGFPAGSVVLEVTEGRDDDLGLELAGTIPDAPVSWRTWLSTAIAGVEDRTRVALDLREE, from the coding sequence ATGAGTCAGAGAGTTCCTCTCACCATGGTCGTCCACGGCCCCGAACCCTTCGACTGCGGGGATGTCAGGACCGTCCTCTCGGCGATGGGGCCGGTCAGAGTGCTCGTGGCTGGCGTAATGGGCCGGACCGCCGCAGAGGAGTTTGGGCTGCCGGTCGAGTGCTGCGGCGCCCCGCCGAGCACGGTGTTCAACGCCGAGGAAGGGCCCATCTTCCTCCTCAACCACGGCAAGACCGGGGAGTCGGGCCGGGCCTTCGGCGAGATCGTCGCGGGCAGACTCAGGCGCGGCGGCCTGGTCCATGTGGAGTGCGCCGCCGAGACGGTGTACCTCTGGAAGAACGGGGACGCCGACCTCGCCGAGAAGGTTGCCGCCGTCTTCGGGTATCAGATCGAGCGCGCAGCACCTCTCCCCCGGGAGAATGGGACGACCAGGACGGTGCGGGGATGTCTCCCGGGTGAACCGGTCTGCGTGAACGGGACCGTCATCGGTATCGCGACGTCGGAGCGGGTGGTCCTGGGCGAAGAGGACGGTCGGGTGGTCCCGGTGGCCGGGCTTTCTCCCAAACCCCACGGGCTCGAGAAATTGCACCGGAACGGCCCGGTCTCGCTGGCAAACGCGTGGTGCAAGAGCGGCGAGATCAGGAAAAGCCGCGCGGTCACCGCCAGGCATTGCCGCCCTGAGAAGGGACGGGTCGTGCTCATCGACCACTGCGGCCACCACTTCTACGACCTGGTCACCCCGGAGACCTGCGGCGTGCTCGCCGTCGGGGACGACACCACGGCAGTCGCCGGCCACATCGCCCTCCACCTCGGCCTGCCGGTGCTCGGCATCACCGACGGCGACCTCGACGGGGTGGTCGGCCAGGGCTTCCCTGCAGGTTCGGTGGTCCTCGAGGTGACCGAGGGACGGGACGACGACCTCGGCCTCGAACTCGCCGGGACCATCCCCGACGCTCCGGTTTCATGGCGGACCTGGCTCTCCACCGCGATCGCAGGCGTGGAGGACCGGACGCGGGTGGCCCTGGACCTGCGGGAGGAATGA
- a CDS encoding YgiQ family radical SAM protein: protein MTPQPPFLPMTTREAEDLGIEQFDVVLITGDAYVDHPSFGTALLGRVLWDAGYTVGVIAQPDWKQPDDFLRLGRPRLFFGISSGNVDSMVNAFTPNKKRRSTDAYSPGGVPHRPDRALIVYANMVRSLFPETPIILGGIEASLRRFAHYDYWSDRVRQSVLADAPAALLVYGMGERQVVEAAARCAAGEDLHGIRGTAATITVADWREAEPGEDVVVIPGFPEVKDDPQAYARAFALHAREQDPVRGRTVVQPHPKTVVVQYPPARPLSTPELDRVYDLPYARAAHPSYTQPIPALEPVRFSITTHRGCFGSCSFCALTHHQGRIVQSRSQASILAEAERLAAMPEFKGVIQDVGGPTADMYGLTCPQWETHGACPDRRCSPDCPNLQTSHTVQVELLRRLRAIPGVRHVHVSSGIRFDLALADEEYIRELAAHHVSGHLKVAPEHIARRVTDRMNKPGREIFDRFRERFASASRAAGKKQYILPYFMSGHPGATLEDAVELAEYIRDHHLYTEQVQDFTPTPMTRSTCMYATGIDPITMEQVHVPTGREKQIQRALLQYRDPKNRRLVEEGLRAAGREDLIGTGWACLVRPQRGREQGERTRRPDRRR from the coding sequence ATGACCCCGCAACCCCCTTTCCTTCCGATGACGACGAGGGAGGCAGAGGACCTCGGTATCGAGCAGTTCGATGTCGTCCTCATCACCGGCGACGCTTACGTCGACCACCCTTCCTTCGGGACCGCCCTCCTCGGGCGGGTGCTCTGGGACGCCGGGTATACCGTCGGGGTCATCGCTCAGCCAGACTGGAAACAGCCCGACGACTTCCTCCGCCTCGGCCGCCCGCGCCTCTTCTTCGGGATCTCCTCGGGGAACGTCGACTCCATGGTCAACGCCTTCACCCCGAACAAAAAGAGACGGAGCACCGATGCCTACTCGCCGGGCGGAGTCCCGCACCGGCCCGACCGGGCACTCATCGTCTATGCGAACATGGTCAGGTCGCTCTTCCCCGAAACTCCCATCATCCTCGGCGGGATCGAGGCGAGCCTCAGGCGCTTCGCCCACTATGACTACTGGTCCGACCGGGTCCGGCAGTCAGTCCTGGCCGACGCCCCGGCGGCCCTCCTGGTCTACGGGATGGGAGAGAGGCAGGTGGTCGAGGCCGCCGCACGGTGTGCGGCCGGGGAGGACCTTCACGGGATCAGGGGGACCGCCGCGACCATCACGGTGGCGGACTGGCGGGAGGCGGAGCCTGGCGAGGACGTCGTCGTCATCCCGGGATTCCCTGAGGTGAAAGACGACCCGCAGGCCTATGCCCGGGCCTTCGCCCTCCACGCCCGCGAGCAGGACCCGGTGCGCGGCCGGACGGTCGTCCAGCCCCACCCAAAGACCGTGGTCGTCCAGTACCCGCCGGCCCGCCCCCTCTCCACTCCCGAACTCGATCGGGTCTACGACCTCCCCTATGCCCGCGCCGCCCATCCCTCCTATACCCAACCTATCCCGGCCCTCGAACCGGTGCGGTTCTCGATCACTACCCACCGCGGCTGCTTCGGGTCCTGCTCCTTCTGCGCCCTCACCCACCACCAGGGACGGATCGTGCAGAGCAGGAGCCAGGCGTCGATCCTCGCGGAGGCCGAACGCCTCGCCGCGATGCCGGAGTTCAAAGGCGTGATCCAGGACGTCGGCGGCCCGACGGCAGATATGTACGGGCTCACCTGCCCGCAGTGGGAGACGCACGGGGCATGCCCGGACCGGCGGTGCAGCCCGGACTGCCCGAACCTGCAGACCTCCCACACGGTGCAGGTCGAACTCCTCAGGCGCCTGCGGGCGATCCCGGGTGTGCGGCATGTCCACGTTTCCTCAGGGATCAGGTTCGACCTCGCCCTGGCCGACGAGGAGTATATCAGAGAACTCGCCGCCCACCACGTCTCCGGCCACCTCAAGGTCGCCCCCGAGCATATCGCCCGCCGGGTCACCGACCGGATGAACAAACCCGGGCGCGAGATCTTCGACCGGTTCAGGGAACGCTTCGCCAGCGCGAGCAGGGCCGCCGGGAAAAAGCAGTACATCCTCCCGTACTTCATGTCCGGCCACCCGGGCGCCACGCTCGAGGACGCCGTCGAACTTGCCGAATATATCAGGGACCACCACCTGTACACCGAGCAGGTCCAGGACTTCACCCCCACCCCGATGACCAGGTCCACCTGCATGTACGCCACCGGGATCGATCCCATCACCATGGAGCAGGTCCATGTGCCCACCGGCCGGGAGAAACAGATCCAGCGGGCCCTCCTCCAGTACAGAGATCCGAAAAACCGGCGGCTCGTCGAGGAAGGACTTCGGGCCGCCGGCAGGGAGGATCTCATCGGGACCGGGTGGGCGTGTCTGGTCAGGCCGCAGCGTGGGAGAGAGCAAGGGGAACGAACGCGGCGGCCCGACCGGAGACGGTGA
- a CDS encoding energy-coupling factor transporter transmembrane component T family protein, whose amino-acid sequence MQEIFQYRSGDSFFHRVNPLAKIAGVAGVVVVAVLTSDPIVLGGMVLAITALAAFAGMGREVMQQVPLLLVLGGFLIAVTWLTIPEIGIAFGLTLTLRFCAMVFAFQLLVSTTMPTALVRALRRLRFPADYALMALIALRFIPHLQNEGKKIQEAQAARGFSPGGGIGGKVRGAVPVLVPLITNALGKAEVIGMTIDLRRLRERL is encoded by the coding sequence ATGCAGGAGATCTTCCAGTACAGGAGCGGCGACAGTTTCTTCCACCGCGTGAACCCGCTCGCCAAGATCGCGGGGGTCGCGGGGGTCGTGGTCGTCGCCGTCCTCACGAGCGATCCAATCGTCCTCGGCGGGATGGTGCTCGCCATCACGGCGCTCGCTGCCTTCGCGGGGATGGGGAGGGAGGTGATGCAGCAGGTTCCCCTCCTCCTCGTTCTCGGCGGGTTCCTGATCGCCGTCACCTGGCTCACCATCCCGGAGATCGGCATCGCATTCGGCCTCACGCTGACGCTCCGTTTCTGCGCGATGGTCTTCGCCTTCCAGCTCCTCGTCTCCACGACGATGCCGACCGCCCTCGTCCGTGCCCTCAGGAGGCTCAGGTTCCCGGCAGACTATGCGCTGATGGCCCTGATCGCCCTGCGGTTCATCCCTCACCTGCAGAACGAGGGGAAAAAGATCCAGGAGGCCCAGGCGGCACGGGGTTTCTCCCCGGGCGGCGGGATCGGAGGGAAGGTCCGCGGCGCCGTACCGGTCCTCGTTCCCCTCATCACCAATGCCCTCGGAAAGGCCGAGGTGATCGGCATGACGATCGACCTGCGCCGGTTGCGCGAACGCCTCTGA